Proteins from a genomic interval of Capsicum annuum cultivar UCD-10X-F1 chromosome 4, UCD10Xv1.1, whole genome shotgun sequence:
- the LOC124885226 gene encoding protein DETOXIFICATION 3-like: MVLSSIATLCFHVPVCWLFVFKLSFGSGGASFAIGLSYWFNVLLLGLYVKYSSSCEKTRLCFYREEVFASIKELFPLATPSACMVCLEWWTFEIVILLAGVLPKPQLETSPNCCFLSLLLTISLGAGASTRVSNELGAGDYEAAKMAIRAALTISMADAVISSTALFRCRHVVGYAFSNEKEVVDYLNDMTPFLCLLIVSDCIQAVLSGNLFSFFSPLMLCVSY, encoded by the exons ATGGTTCTTAGCTCTATCGCAACACTATGTTTTCATGTGCCAGTTTGTTGGTTATTTGTGTTCAAGTTGAGTTTTGGAAGTGGTGGAGCTTCATTTGCTATTGGTTTGTCATATTGGTTCAATGTGTTGCTTCTTGGATTGTATGTGAAATACTCTTCGTCATGTGAAAAGACTAGACTTTGTTTCTATAGAGAAGAAGTTTTTGCTAGCATAAAGGAATTGTTTCCTTTGGCTACTCCTTCTGCTTGCATGGTTTG TCTTGAATGGTGGACATTTGAGATAGTCATACTTCTAGCTGGTGTCTTGCCAAAGCCCCAGCTTGAGACTTCT CCTAACTGTTGCTTCCTCTCATTACTTCTTACCATTTCCCTTGGTGCTGGAGCAAG TACTAGAGTATCTAATGAACTAGGAGCAGGGGACTATGAGGCAGCTAAAATGGCAATTAGGGCAGCACTTACAATTTCAATGGCAGACGCAGTCATTTCCAGTACTGCGCTGTTTCGTTGCCGTCATGTAGTAGGATATGCATTCAGTAACGAGAAGGAAGTTGTGGATTATCTCAATGATATGACTCCTTTTCTTTGCCTTCTGATTGTGTCTGACTGCATCCAGGCTGTGCTTTCTGGTAATTTGTTCTCTTTCTTCTCACCTCTAATGTTATGCGTCTCATATTAG
- the LOC107845042 gene encoding protein DETOXIFICATION 7-like, with the protein MVLATVSQHLVRVLSMMMIGHLGELSLSGASVATSLTNVTGFSVILGMYSGLETLCGLAYGAEQFKKLGIYTTGAIISLLWSAYQYLYYGHLLTKVLIFMHQDPLISTEAGKYSIWLLVSLFPFAIMQALV; encoded by the exons ATGGTATTGGCCACTGTTTCACAACACCTTGTAAGAGTTTTGTCAATGATGATGATTGGACATCTGGGTGAACTTTCACTGTCTGGAGCTTCTGTTGCTACCTCTCTCACCAATGTTACTGGCTTCAGTGTCATT TTGGGAATGTATAGTGGCTTAGAAACACTTTGTGGGCTAGCTTATGGAGCTGAACAATTCAAGAAATTAGGCATTTACACTACTGGAGCTATTATATCTCTCCTTTGGTCTGCATACCAATATCTATACTATGGTCATTTGTTGACAAAAGTTCTTATTTTCATGCATCAAGATCCTTTGATCTCCACAGAAGCAGGAAAATATTCAATCTGGCTATTAGTTTCACTCTTCCCTTTCGCGATTATGCAAGCACTTGTATGA